In Chiroxiphia lanceolata isolate bChiLan1 chromosome 2, bChiLan1.pri, whole genome shotgun sequence, a single genomic region encodes these proteins:
- the LOC116782841 gene encoding inhibitor of apoptosis protein-like, whose product MIETTDTYNFFLRTAGVIPNCLSCTQLPPRGRLVPFFQNQSIMNIVEDSPFLASIMRHSAVCGELKYDLSCELYRMSTFSAFPVNMPVSERSLARAGFYYTGVQDKVKCFSCGLTLDNWQPGDNAMEKHKELCPGCSFVQSMLSVNNLGLSSRSAFLPSVANSLSPSLRSITLSPSLEQVGYFSGSFSSFPQDPVTTRAAEDLSFLRHKLYNPSMSTEEARLRTFHSWPLTFLSPTDLAKAGLYYLGTADKVACFTCGGQLCNWEPKDNAVSEHRRHYPNCSFVENLTRDQPSFNVSNVSMQTHEARVKTFINWPTRIPVQPEQLADAGFYYVGRNDDVKCFCCDGGLRCWESGDDPWIEHAKWFPRCEYLLRVKGREFVSQIQARFPHLLEQLLSTSEPPVDENIDPPIIRFGPGESHSEDAVMMNTPVIKAALEMGFSRRLIKQTVQSKIFTTGENYKTVNDLVSDLLIAEDEKIEEEKEKQLEEAASDDLSLIRKNRMALFQRLTCVLPVLGSLLSAKVITEPEHDVIKQKTQTPLQARELIDTILVKGNEAASIFRNCLRDCDPVLYKDLFVEKNMKYVPTEDVSGLPMEEQLRRLQEERTCKVCMDKEVSIVFIPCGHLVVCKECAPSLRKCPICRGTIKGTVRTFLS is encoded by the exons ATGATTGAAACTACAGATACTTACAATTTCTTCTTGAGAACA GCGGGGGTTATTCCAAATTGCCTTTCATGCACACAACTACCTCCCAGAGGAAGACTTGTCCCATTTTTCCAAAACCAGTCCATTATGAATATAGTGGAAGATAGCCCTTTCTTGGCTAGCATCATGAggcacagtgctgtgtgtgGTGAACTGAAGTATGACCTATCATGTGAACTCTACAGAATGTCAACgttttctgctttccctgttaaCATGCCGGTATCAGAACGGAGTCTTGCCCGGGCTGGGTTTTATTACACTGGTGTGCAGGATAAAGTTAAGTGCTTCAGTTGTGGCTTAACACTGGATAACTGGCAACCAGGAGATAATGCTATGGAAAAACATAAAGAGCTATGTCCTGGCTGCAGTTTTGTTCAAAGCATGCTTTCAGTTAACAACCTTGGACTGTCGTCTCGTTCTGCCTTTCTGCCCTCAGTTGCAAACAGTCTCTCACCATCTCTGCGTTCCATAACGCTTTCTCCAAGTTTAGAACAAGTTGGATATTTCAGTGgctctttttccagttttcctcaAGACCCAGTAACTACTAGGGCAGCTGAAGACCTTTCATTCTTGAGACATAAGCTTTACAATCCTTCTATGAGTACAGAAGAGGCTAGGCTACGCACCTTTCACTCATGGCCACTGACGTTTCTCTCACCCACTGATCTGGCAAAGGCCGGACTTTATTACTTGGGGACAGCAGACAAAGTTGCTTGTTTTACCTGCGGTGGTCAGCTGTGTAACTGGGAACCGAAAGATAATGCTGTGTCAGAGCACCGGAGGCACTATCCAAACTGTTCTTTTGTGGAAAACCTCACCCGAGACCAGCCAAGTTTCAATGTTTCAAATGTGAGCATGCAAACCCATGAGGCACGTGTTAAAACATTCATCAATTGGCCAACCAGAATTCCAGTTCAGCCCGAACAGCTTGCAGATGCTGGCTTTTACTATGTAG ggcGCAATGATGATGTCAAGTGTTTTTGCTGTGATGGTGGGTTAAGGTGCTGGGAATCTGGAGATGATCCGTGGATTGAGCATGCAAAGTGGTTTCCGAG ATGTGAGTATCTGCTTCGTGTAAAAGGAAGAGAGTTTGTAAGTCAAATTCAGGCCAGATTCCCCCATCTCCTTGAACAG CTCTTGTCAACCTCTGAGCCGCCTGTAGATGAAAACATTGATCCCCCAA TTATTCGTTTTGGCCCTGGAGAGAGTCATTCAGAAGATGCAGTCATGATGAACACGCCTGTTATTAAAGCTGCCTTGGAGATGGGATTCAGTAGAAGGCTAATAAAGCAAACAGTGCAAAGTAAAATCTTTACAACTGGAGAAAACTACAAGACTGTTAATGATCTTGTGTCTGATCTGCTCATTGCTGAAGATGAGAAGattgaagaagagaaagaaaaacaattagaaGAAGCGGCATCAG ATGATTTATCCTTAATCCGCAAGAATCGCATGGCTTTATTCCAACGTTTAACATGTGTACTTCCAGTCCTTGGGAGTTTACTATCAGCTAAAGTGATAACAGAACCTGAGCATGATGTTATTAAGCAGAAGACTCAGACACCATTGCAAGCAAGGGAACTGATAGATACAATTTTAGTGAAAGGAAATGAAGCAGCCAGCATATTCAGGAACTGCCTACGAGATTGTGACCCTGTGCTCTACAAAGATTTATTTG tGGAGAAGAACATGAAGTATGTTCCCACAGAAGATGTTTCAG GTTTGCCTATGGAAGAACAATTAAGAAGATTGCAAGAGGAAAGAACATGTAAAGTTTGCATGGACAAAGAAGTTTCTATTGTTTTTATTCCCTGTGGTCACTTAGTGGTATGCAAAGAATGTGCACCATCCCTTAGAAAATGCCCTATTTGCAGGGGGACAATAAAGGGTACAGTCCGTACATTTCTTTCGTAA